The following coding sequences lie in one Mucilaginibacter sp. KACC 22773 genomic window:
- a CDS encoding phosphatase PAP2 family protein, with protein sequence MPKKIKLVAILLTIFSITCYQTCFAQNLDVDILKSINPQSPTSSYWHNTSTSAYYVAGAASFGTLIYGLASGDKAAKQNGLEAVINLGATELFTYAIKTSVNRTRPADRYPNDVFVNSPTHGQSFPSGHSSLAFATAATISIQYHKWYVTVPAYLWASSVGYSRMYLGKHYPSDVLAGAAVGIGTAYAGHWLNQKLFKKHTVIHEGHD encoded by the coding sequence ATGCCAAAAAAGATCAAGCTGGTAGCTATACTATTAACCATTTTTAGCATTACCTGTTATCAAACCTGTTTTGCTCAAAACCTTGATGTTGATATCTTAAAAAGCATCAACCCGCAAAGTCCAACGTCTTCTTACTGGCATAATACAAGTACATCAGCTTATTACGTAGCAGGGGCCGCTTCGTTCGGTACTTTAATATACGGATTGGCAAGCGGCGATAAAGCAGCTAAACAAAATGGATTAGAAGCCGTTATTAATTTAGGTGCAACCGAGCTTTTTACTTACGCTATTAAAACTTCGGTAAACCGTACCCGCCCGGCAGATAGGTATCCAAACGATGTATTTGTTAATTCGCCAACACACGGTCAGTCATTTCCGTCGGGACACAGCAGCCTTGCTTTTGCTACCGCCGCTACCATATCCATACAATACCATAAGTGGTATGTAACCGTACCGGCTTATTTATGGGCTTCGTCTGTTGGATACTCCCGTATGTACCTGGGCAAGCATTATCCATCAGATGTACTTGCCGGCGCGGCCGTGGGCATTGGCACAGCATACGCGGGGCACTGGCTTAATCAAAAACTATTTAAAAAGCATACTGTAATTCATGAGGGCCATGATTAA
- a CDS encoding SdiA-regulated domain-containing protein has protein sequence MMSIIAAAMLLSISCANKSGTQGYESPKGYNLNNPVKYYMPDGLLEISGIAFNNGKSDSVYAEQDEDGNIYYLKLGDKQVNYSKFGKRGDYEDIAICHNQVIMLRSDGVLFTFPFGQVRNKEIPGVQKLEGLLPEGEYEGMYADEKNGLVYLLCKHCTDDKTTKSSSGYILALQADGTLKQSGSFSVDVKTIEKITGKKKISFHPSALTKNSKTNEWYILSSFNKLLVVADNNWNVKAVYSLDPVIFNQPEGITFDNKYNLYISNEGSKTAAGNILKFNYSK, from the coding sequence ATGATGAGTATTATTGCGGCTGCTATGTTACTAAGCATTTCCTGTGCCAACAAAAGCGGCACGCAGGGCTACGAAAGCCCTAAGGGATACAACCTAAACAATCCCGTAAAATATTACATGCCCGATGGCTTGCTCGAAATTTCGGGCATAGCCTTTAACAATGGCAAAAGTGATTCGGTTTATGCCGAACAGGACGAAGACGGGAACATTTATTACCTGAAACTGGGTGATAAGCAGGTTAACTATAGCAAATTTGGAAAAAGAGGCGATTATGAAGATATAGCTATTTGCCATAACCAGGTAATTATGCTGCGTAGCGATGGGGTGCTGTTCACATTTCCTTTTGGCCAGGTACGGAATAAAGAAATTCCTGGTGTTCAAAAATTAGAGGGGCTATTGCCCGAGGGTGAATATGAAGGTATGTATGCTGATGAAAAGAATGGCCTGGTATACCTGTTATGTAAACATTGCACCGACGACAAAACTACCAAAAGCAGCAGCGGCTATATTTTGGCTTTACAGGCAGACGGCACACTTAAACAGAGCGGAAGTTTTAGCGTAGATGTAAAAACAATAGAAAAGATAACCGGGAAAAAGAAGATTAGTTTCCATCCGTCAGCCTTAACTAAAAACAGCAAAACCAACGAATGGTATATTTTATCATCGTTTAATAAATTATTGGTGGTTGCCGATAACAACTGGAATGTAAAAGCAGTTTACAGTTTAGATCCTGTTATTTTCAACCAGCCTGAAGGAATTACATTTGATAATAAATACAACCTTTATATCTCAAACGAGGGCAGCAAAACGGCTGCGGGTAATATCTTAAAATTTAATTATAGTAAATAA
- the ppk1 gene encoding polyphosphate kinase 1 yields MDHYSFFDRDLSWLLFNERILMEAGKDTLPLMERVNFLSIFSSNLDEFYRVRMPVLLALHNLAKHGNSEKEDVLLEAQELIGHQQQKFGQVFTGEIIALLKAQKITLLFNEPIPNEIADKVSDYFYSQVMAFLQPIDLADTKKNFFPENNRLYFLVTLQAENKTERNVILNIPSNQLPRFYRVNIDDGQYIVFLDDIIRNNLDKLFKNEVLTGCYSIKITRDAELDLDDEYQGDLSEQVEKQLLKRDLGIATRFLHQPGMPLRTLHFITDKFNLQSSSVVEGGMYHNLKDLSGLPVNNSSLRNTQWTPITGYHVNDMGSLFDHIEKQDYIFHAPYQSYDTILRFFNEAATDGSVKEVSVTLYRVASESRIVNALISAAKNGKKVRVMVELKARFDEANNIKWAKKMKAAGVDIIYSNTALKVHAKIALVKRHVDGRDKYSGLLATGNFNESTAAFYTDHIMMTANSSLLREMELLFMFLAKGKKSADGYPIDFKHLLVAQFNLQGRFFELIEQEIANAKQGLPAFITIKLNNLEERTLISKLYEASQAGVKISLIVRSICCLIPGVKGMSENITIRRIVDRYLEHGRIFIFHNNGDEKVFLGSADWMNRNIYRRIEVCFPVYDDNIKAEVLQLIDFQLKDNTQAVALDDKLRNIKIKPAPPMVQSQKAIYEFLKLKLND; encoded by the coding sequence ATGGATCATTACTCATTTTTTGACAGGGATTTAAGCTGGCTGCTTTTCAATGAACGGATTTTGATGGAGGCCGGAAAAGATACTTTGCCATTGATGGAAAGGGTAAATTTTCTCTCCATATTTTCGTCCAATTTAGACGAGTTTTACCGGGTACGGATGCCTGTATTATTGGCCTTACATAACCTGGCCAAACACGGCAACAGCGAAAAAGAGGATGTATTGCTGGAAGCCCAGGAATTGATAGGCCATCAACAACAAAAATTCGGACAAGTTTTTACCGGCGAGATTATCGCTTTATTAAAAGCGCAAAAAATCACCCTGCTTTTCAACGAACCGATACCCAATGAAATTGCGGATAAGGTAAGCGACTACTTTTATAGCCAGGTTATGGCGTTTTTGCAACCTATAGACCTGGCTGATACCAAAAAGAATTTCTTCCCGGAAAATAACCGATTGTACTTTTTAGTGACCCTGCAAGCTGAAAACAAAACCGAACGCAACGTAATCCTTAACATTCCATCAAACCAGTTGCCCAGGTTTTACCGCGTGAATATAGATGACGGGCAATACATTGTTTTTTTGGATGACATTATCCGGAATAACCTGGATAAGTTATTTAAAAACGAGGTGCTTACAGGCTGCTACAGCATAAAAATAACCCGTGACGCCGAACTTGACCTGGACGACGAGTACCAGGGCGACCTATCTGAACAGGTTGAAAAACAATTACTAAAACGCGATCTGGGTATTGCCACCCGCTTTTTGCACCAACCGGGGATGCCTTTACGCACCCTGCATTTTATAACAGATAAATTTAATCTGCAAAGCTCGAGTGTAGTGGAAGGAGGGATGTACCACAACCTAAAAGATTTGTCGGGTTTACCTGTGAATAATTCTTCGTTGCGTAACACGCAATGGACTCCAATAACAGGCTATCATGTAAATGATATGGGATCGTTGTTTGATCATATCGAAAAACAGGATTACATTTTTCATGCCCCATACCAATCTTACGATACCATCCTTCGTTTTTTTAACGAAGCCGCTACCGATGGTTCGGTTAAAGAAGTGTCTGTTACCCTGTACCGGGTGGCCAGCGAGTCGCGCATTGTAAATGCCCTTATAAGTGCCGCTAAAAATGGAAAAAAGGTGCGGGTTATGGTCGAACTGAAAGCCAGGTTTGATGAAGCCAACAACATTAAATGGGCAAAAAAAATGAAAGCCGCCGGTGTAGATATTATTTACAGCAACACTGCCTTAAAGGTTCATGCTAAAATTGCGTTGGTAAAAAGACATGTCGATGGCCGCGATAAATACTCCGGATTATTGGCAACGGGGAATTTTAACGAAAGCACCGCGGCCTTTTATACCGATCATATCATGATGACGGCAAATTCATCATTACTGCGCGAAATGGAGTTGCTGTTCATGTTTTTAGCGAAGGGTAAAAAATCGGCAGATGGGTATCCAATTGATTTTAAGCACTTGCTGGTAGCCCAGTTTAATTTGCAGGGCCGTTTTTTTGAGTTGATTGAGCAGGAAATTGCCAACGCAAAACAAGGCCTGCCGGCATTTATCACTATAAAGTTAAACAACCTGGAGGAGCGTACGCTGATATCCAAACTGTATGAAGCCTCGCAGGCGGGCGTTAAAATTTCGCTGATAGTACGCAGTATTTGCTGCCTTATCCCTGGGGTAAAAGGAATGAGTGAAAATATCACCATAAGGCGTATTGTAGACCGTTACCTGGAGCATGGCCGCATTTTTATTTTTCACAACAACGGAGATGAAAAAGTTTTTCTTGGTTCGGCCGATTGGATGAACCGTAATATTTACCGGCGGATAGAAGTTTGTTTCCCGGTTTATGATGATAACATAAAGGCCGAGGTTTTGCAGTTGATTGATTTTCAGCTTAAGGATAATACACAGGCTGTTGCACTCGATGATAAACTACGGAATATAAAAATAAAGCCGGCGCCGCCTATGGTGCAATCGCAAAAGGCAATTTATGAATTTTTAAAATTGAAGCTAAACGATTAA
- a CDS encoding Pycsar system effector family protein, translating into MKFQQLLEDVKKYVISYFDAYQDPNLIYHDLQHTKDVVAAATKIANHYQLSDEDFFVVVAASWFHDTGYFTDKAEHEAKSISIAEHELKQLKVTDAVIEKVKGCIMATEMPQKPVGLLQEIICDADLFHLGTDDFNERSKLVRKEIEKVKNIVLDKDVWRQKSIELLQSHRYFTDYCRLLLGDQQQKNLDKLIGKQALVKDKAPAIALAEEGVVTDTDDDKADTEKHGKKHKTDKPERGIETMFRISSSNHQRLSDMADNKAHIMITVNSIILSAIISLVLRKIDEHSNLLVPTFMLLGVSLLTITFSILATRPSIPDGVFTHEDIENKTVNLLFFGNFYRMSLEKYSEGMVKMMDDSDFLYGSLIRDNYSQGVVLGKKYRLLRASYNVFMFGLIISVVAFIISTLI; encoded by the coding sequence ATGAAATTTCAACAGTTATTAGAAGACGTCAAAAAATACGTGATATCTTATTTTGATGCCTACCAGGACCCCAACTTAATTTATCACGATCTTCAGCATACCAAAGATGTTGTAGCTGCCGCTACAAAAATTGCCAACCACTACCAGCTTAGCGATGAGGACTTTTTTGTTGTTGTAGCGGCCTCATGGTTTCACGATACCGGATATTTTACTGATAAAGCCGAACACGAGGCAAAGAGTATCAGCATAGCCGAGCATGAGCTTAAGCAGCTAAAAGTTACCGATGCGGTAATTGAAAAAGTAAAAGGCTGTATTATGGCTACCGAAATGCCACAGAAGCCAGTTGGCTTACTTCAGGAAATTATATGTGATGCCGATCTTTTTCATTTAGGAACCGATGATTTTAACGAACGCAGCAAACTGGTGCGTAAAGAAATAGAAAAGGTAAAAAACATTGTACTTGATAAAGACGTGTGGCGTCAAAAGAGTATCGAACTACTGCAATCGCACCGGTATTTTACCGATTATTGCCGTCTGCTGCTTGGCGATCAGCAGCAAAAAAATCTGGATAAACTGATAGGCAAACAGGCGCTGGTAAAAGACAAAGCGCCTGCAATTGCTTTGGCCGAAGAAGGCGTTGTGACTGACACAGACGATGATAAGGCTGATACCGAAAAGCATGGTAAAAAACATAAAACGGATAAGCCTGAACGCGGTATCGAGACGATGTTTCGCATTAGCTCAAGCAATCACCAGCGGTTGAGCGACATGGCCGACAATAAGGCCCATATCATGATCACGGTAAACTCTATCATTTTATCGGCCATTATTAGTTTGGTGCTGCGCAAAATTGATGAACACTCCAACCTCCTGGTGCCAACCTTTATGCTGCTTGGGGTAAGTTTACTCACTATCACCTTTTCGATACTGGCAACCCGGCCGTCGATACCTGACGGCGTATTCACACATGAGGATATTGAGAATAAAACCGTTAACCTATTGTTTTTTGGTAATTTTTACCGCATGTCGCTCGAAAAATACAGCGAGGGCATGGTTAAAATGATGGACGACAGCGATTTCTTATACGGAAGCCTTATCCGCGATAATTATTCGCAAGGTGTGGTGTTGGGAAAAAAATACCGCTTGTTGCGTGCCTCGTACAATGTATTCATGTTTGGCCTTATCATTTCGGTAGTTGCGTTCATTATTTCGACACTGATCTAA
- a CDS encoding DUF3857 domain-containing protein encodes MAAGTPVVHVTPKPDWLSVCKPYSQRPSARTIEKGYFFALLEQQVHVELQANYHHVIKEIVSETGIQNASQVNVSFDPSFQRLDFHNIIVWRNNKPINRLNVSAFKVIADEQDLSNFIYQGSYSALLILDDIRKGDRIEYSYTLTGRNPIFNGRFCDDIAFQWYQPIAHQYTVLVASAQRKLNFKAINTIPKVTISQTAGLKRYEYEGFQVPPARDDENQPAWYESRPRVQISEFNGWAGVVNWALSINPAAINIKGELAQRIAEIKAKTGNDQVKYFREAVKTVQNEVRYMGIEMGQYSHKANNPEKVFKQRYGDCKDKSLLLVSMLKADGIDAAMVLVNSSVRAHIEDYLPTYYAFDHAVVTANVQGKQVWVDATIDYQGGSGTDIYFPNYGKGLVLRAGDTSLTTIPQSKTGKVIFNDIYKVKNDHAPVMFTVKTTYTLNEADDIRSRLASTGMAETEKNYLDYYAKTYTKIEQKDSITVDDDLDKNVLTTTETYTIKDFFRVDTETNKKSADLYANYISQQLPSLNGRIKTPVSLSYPLDYDYTISVILKGGWDITDKTNAITRDYYKFSSDYTSSGDTLQLNYKLAYLKDNVPVDKLDEFKEDIKKLNSDGLSYSFSYGAISEPGSNINNPMVIFAGFLVVGLIFLGVWFYQRETPAIVFSYGSTFMPIGGWLILIAIGLGATVLSVARNLYTGNFFDMATWNSFATSKYGFNHKLLLVVGAGGNIILMMLAVFCLILLLNKRDIFPKVITGYFLYVLGFGAVFYIISLTVHDEKVVSQSLYFLIRACVVSAIWIPYFKRSTRVEDTFIVPYPPYNYSYEGPDSKYPAAKD; translated from the coding sequence ATGGCGGCGGGTACACCCGTGGTGCACGTGACACCCAAACCCGACTGGTTAAGCGTTTGTAAGCCTTATAGCCAAAGACCGTCGGCACGTACCATCGAAAAAGGTTATTTTTTTGCGCTTTTAGAACAGCAGGTGCATGTTGAATTGCAGGCCAATTACCACCATGTAATTAAAGAGATAGTATCTGAAACCGGCATTCAAAATGCATCACAGGTTAATGTGAGTTTCGATCCCAGTTTCCAGCGTCTTGATTTTCATAACATCATTGTTTGGCGCAACAACAAGCCTATTAATCGCTTAAATGTATCTGCCTTTAAGGTAATTGCCGACGAACAGGATTTATCCAACTTTATTTACCAGGGTAGTTACTCGGCTTTGCTGATTCTTGACGACATTCGTAAAGGCGATAGGATTGAATATTCATATACACTAACCGGCCGCAACCCTATTTTTAACGGCAGGTTTTGCGATGATATCGCTTTTCAATGGTACCAGCCTATAGCGCATCAGTATACGGTGCTCGTTGCTTCAGCACAGCGGAAATTAAACTTTAAGGCTATTAATACCATACCTAAAGTAACTATCAGCCAAACGGCTGGCTTAAAGCGGTACGAATATGAGGGTTTCCAGGTACCACCAGCGCGTGACGACGAAAACCAGCCTGCCTGGTACGAAAGCAGGCCCCGCGTGCAGATCAGTGAATTTAATGGCTGGGCTGGCGTAGTAAATTGGGCACTGAGTATTAACCCGGCAGCAATCAATATTAAAGGCGAACTGGCACAGCGCATTGCCGAAATTAAGGCAAAAACAGGTAACGACCAGGTGAAATATTTTCGCGAGGCGGTTAAAACCGTACAAAACGAGGTACGGTATATGGGCATCGAAATGGGCCAATACTCGCATAAGGCAAATAATCCCGAAAAGGTATTTAAACAACGCTACGGTGATTGTAAAGATAAATCGTTATTACTGGTATCAATGCTGAAAGCCGATGGTATAGATGCAGCGATGGTGCTGGTAAATTCGAGCGTTAGGGCGCATATTGAAGATTACCTGCCAACTTACTATGCATTTGACCATGCTGTGGTTACTGCCAACGTACAGGGCAAACAGGTTTGGGTTGATGCAACTATTGACTACCAGGGCGGCTCGGGTACCGATATTTATTTCCCTAATTATGGTAAAGGTTTGGTATTAAGAGCGGGTGATACTTCGCTTACTACCATACCACAATCCAAAACAGGTAAAGTGATTTTTAATGATATCTATAAAGTGAAAAACGACCACGCGCCGGTGATGTTCACTGTAAAAACCACTTACACTTTAAACGAGGCTGATGATATCCGCAGCCGGCTTGCCTCGACAGGCATGGCCGAAACGGAGAAAAATTACCTGGATTATTATGCAAAAACATATACAAAAATCGAACAAAAAGACTCGATTACAGTGGATGACGATCTGGATAAAAATGTACTTACAACTACCGAAACCTATACCATAAAAGACTTTTTCCGGGTAGATACCGAGACCAATAAAAAATCGGCTGACTTATATGCCAACTACATTTCGCAGCAACTGCCATCGTTAAACGGAAGAATAAAAACGCCTGTGTCATTGAGTTACCCACTTGATTATGATTATACCATAAGCGTTATATTAAAAGGAGGCTGGGACATAACTGACAAAACCAATGCAATTACAAGGGACTATTATAAATTTTCGTCTGATTACACATCTTCGGGCGATACGCTACAGCTTAATTACAAGCTTGCTTACTTAAAGGACAATGTTCCTGTAGATAAACTGGACGAATTTAAAGAAGATATTAAAAAGCTTAACAGCGACGGACTTAGCTATAGTTTTAGTTACGGAGCCATCAGCGAACCCGGATCGAACATTAACAACCCGATGGTTATTTTTGCAGGCTTTTTGGTGGTTGGCCTGATTTTTTTAGGCGTATGGTTTTACCAGCGCGAAACACCGGCTATTGTTTTTAGCTATGGATCAACGTTTATGCCTATTGGTGGCTGGCTCATATTGATAGCCATTGGCCTCGGGGCAACAGTCCTTAGCGTTGCCCGGAATCTTTACACCGGCAATTTTTTTGATATGGCTACCTGGAATTCCTTTGCTACCAGTAAATATGGCTTTAACCACAAACTTTTGTTGGTTGTTGGGGCCGGTGGCAATATTATACTCATGATGCTGGCTGTTTTTTGCCTTATCCTTTTATTAAATAAACGCGATATATTCCCTAAAGTTATTACCGGTTATTTTTTATATGTCTTGGGGTTTGGCGCTGTTTTTTACATCATATCATTAACCGTGCATGATGAAAAAGTTGTTTCGCAGTCTTTGTACTTTTTAATAAGGGCATGTGTTGTTTCTGCTATCTGGATCCCCTATTTCAAAAGGTCTACCCGGGTGGAGGATACTTTTATTGTGCCTTATCCGCCTTACAATTACAGCTACGAAGGTCCCGATTCAAAATATCCAGCAGCTAAAGACTAA
- a CDS encoding glycosyltransferase family 117 protein, with protein sequence MQYKKINNLLGWLCFVIASITYILTLEPSVSFWDCGEFISCAYRLQVAHQPGYPVFAMLGKLFSLLSFGNNAKVPYYTNMGSAIASGATIMFLFWTITALAKKLLLNKRDDEVSQTNLIMIMGAGLVGALAFTYTDTFWFSAVETIVFALSSLCTAIVFWAILKWDAHADEKGADKWLVFIAYVIGLSIGIHLLNLLTIPALAIVYFFRRSKNVNVGNGILAFLAGIVILGLVQYGVRGYTIKFAAYFDLFFVNTLGLGFGSGAFFFMLIIVAALVLGITYSIRAKKPTLNLALLCIAFIYFGYGSFAYIPIRATANPDLNNSHPDNAFTLYGYLNRIQYGENPLLFGQYYDAQVTEQKEGSIIYRKGNTKYENAGKKIETVYDHTTILPRMYSTDPQDVQFYKEWLRIPEGQAPNFANNLSWMFTWQMYQMYWRYFLWNFVGRYNDADGQQSMVAIDGNWTTGIFDGGRHLPKSVTGAVTYTPLYALPLIIGLIGAAYHFNRKKKDALVVLLLFFFTGLAIVLYVNQANVQPRERDYSYVGSFYAFAIWIGLGVIAIAESARKFIDGRTAALASTAICLLAAPVLLASKEWGDHDRSTKMTPHDMAYNYLISCPKDAILFTYGDNDTYSLWYDQEVEGIRPDVRIVNLSLFTGDWYIRQMQKKMNESDPLPITMPYDKYKEGVRDAIYFNDKKLDGPQEVKEVFDFITSDDKAAQVEYQSGDFGNYLPTKNLKLTINPDQVVKMGVVTPDQKSRLASVMDWKFPPNYVTKENLAILDILAHNNWKRPICFTTTIGNENLIGLQPYLYKEGFTYHLIPFQKDTTVHDQLSKTNTMVMYNNVMNKFKFGNFKTAKYLDHESTSMFYPVMTTTFTDLIQNLMKEGHNDLALKVLHKYDQEMPDINPYIDIAGRKIFLIQMAFQLNDVVLGTKMANHLDEYVTDQLDYNYHLLTSNDNTLSTRDVQIGLQILNGMTDFVKENNQPALFKKFDGQLKDYVKKFAPLLGNQQQ encoded by the coding sequence ATGCAGTACAAAAAAATCAATAATCTTTTAGGCTGGCTTTGCTTTGTTATAGCTTCAATTACCTACATCTTAACATTAGAACCGTCAGTTAGTTTTTGGGACTGCGGTGAATTTATTTCATGCGCCTATAGGCTACAGGTTGCTCACCAACCGGGGTACCCTGTTTTTGCCATGTTGGGCAAGTTGTTTTCATTACTTTCATTTGGCAACAATGCTAAGGTGCCTTATTATACCAATATGGGGTCGGCTATTGCCAGCGGGGCTACCATTATGTTTTTATTTTGGACAATTACTGCGTTAGCCAAAAAATTATTACTAAATAAACGTGATGACGAGGTTAGCCAAACAAACCTGATCATGATTATGGGCGCAGGCCTGGTTGGCGCGTTGGCATTCACTTATACAGATACTTTCTGGTTTTCGGCCGTTGAAACCATTGTATTTGCTTTATCATCATTATGTACCGCTATTGTATTTTGGGCCATTTTAAAATGGGACGCCCACGCCGATGAAAAAGGCGCCGATAAATGGCTGGTTTTTATAGCCTATGTAATTGGTTTATCAATAGGTATTCACCTGCTTAATTTATTAACCATACCGGCTTTGGCCATTGTTTATTTCTTCCGCAGGAGTAAAAATGTAAATGTAGGTAACGGAATATTGGCGTTTTTGGCCGGTATAGTTATCCTTGGCCTGGTACAGTACGGTGTTAGGGGATACACCATTAAATTTGCCGCCTACTTTGACCTTTTCTTTGTAAATACCTTGGGGCTGGGCTTTGGCAGCGGTGCATTCTTTTTTATGCTTATCATCGTGGCCGCCCTTGTGTTGGGTATTACATATAGTATCCGTGCAAAAAAACCAACGCTTAACCTTGCTTTGTTGTGTATTGCTTTTATTTATTTTGGATACGGCTCATTTGCTTACATCCCTATCAGGGCTACTGCAAATCCCGATTTAAATAACTCGCACCCCGATAATGCATTTACCCTTTATGGTTACTTAAACCGTATCCAGTACGGCGAAAACCCTTTGCTTTTTGGGCAGTATTATGATGCGCAGGTTACCGAACAAAAGGAGGGAAGCATCATTTATCGTAAAGGAAATACCAAATATGAAAATGCTGGCAAAAAAATTGAAACGGTATATGATCATACCACAATTTTGCCGCGTATGTACAGTACCGATCCGCAGGATGTTCAGTTTTATAAAGAGTGGCTGCGCATTCCTGAGGGGCAGGCGCCAAATTTTGCCAACAACTTAAGCTGGATGTTTACCTGGCAAATGTACCAGATGTACTGGCGTTATTTTTTATGGAACTTTGTGGGCCGATACAATGACGCCGATGGCCAGCAAAGCATGGTAGCCATTGATGGTAATTGGACAACCGGAATATTTGATGGCGGCAGGCATTTGCCAAAATCAGTTACAGGAGCAGTAACCTATACGCCATTATATGCATTACCGCTCATTATCGGTTTAATAGGGGCTGCTTACCATTTTAACCGTAAAAAGAAAGATGCGCTGGTAGTATTGTTACTTTTCTTCTTTACCGGCCTTGCTATTGTATTATATGTTAATCAAGCCAATGTGCAGCCGCGCGAGCGTGATTACTCCTATGTTGGCTCCTTTTATGCCTTTGCTATTTGGATAGGTTTAGGCGTTATAGCCATTGCCGAAAGCGCCCGTAAATTTATTGATGGCAGAACTGCCGCTTTAGCATCAACAGCTATATGTTTATTGGCTGCGCCTGTGTTGCTGGCAAGCAAGGAGTGGGGCGATCACGACCGTTCTACAAAAATGACACCGCACGATATGGCTTATAACTACCTGATATCGTGCCCTAAAGATGCTATCTTATTTACCTATGGCGATAATGATACCTACTCGTTATGGTACGATCAGGAAGTTGAAGGCATCAGGCCCGACGTACGCATCGTGAACCTGAGTTTATTTACCGGTGATTGGTACATCCGCCAGATGCAGAAAAAAATGAATGAATCGGATCCTTTGCCTATTACCATGCCTTATGATAAATATAAGGAAGGTGTACGTGACGCCATTTATTTTAACGACAAAAAATTAGACGGTCCGCAGGAAGTAAAAGAGGTTTTTGACTTTATAACATCTGATGATAAAGCCGCCCAGGTTGAATACCAAAGCGGCGATTTTGGCAATTACCTGCCTACCAAAAATTTAAAACTAACCATAAACCCGGACCAGGTAGTAAAAATGGGAGTGGTAACGCCCGATCAAAAAAGCAGGCTTGCAAGCGTAATGGATTGGAAATTTCCGCCAAATTATGTAACCAAAGAGAACCTGGCGATATTGGATATACTTGCGCATAATAACTGGAAAAGGCCTATTTGTTTTACTACAACCATTGGCAACGAAAACCTGATTGGTTTACAGCCATACCTGTATAAAGAAGGTTTTACTTACCATTTAATACCTTTCCAGAAAGACACCACCGTGCATGACCAGTTAAGTAAAACAAACACAATGGTGATGTACAATAATGTGATGAACAAGTTTAAATTCGGGAACTTTAAAACCGCTAAATATCTTGATCACGAGTCAACGTCGATGTTTTACCCGGTAATGACTACCACTTTTACCGATTTGATCCAGAATCTGATGAAGGAGGGGCATAACGACCTTGCTTTAAAAGTACTGCATAAATATGATCAGGAAATGCCCGACATTAACCCTTACATTGACATTGCCGGCCGTAAAATATTTTTGATACAAATGGCATTTCAATTAAATGATGTAGTGTTAGGTACCAAAATGGCAAACCATCTTGATGAGTACGTAACCGATCAGCTTGATTATAATTACCATTTGCTAACATCAAACGATAATACTTTGAGCACCCGCGATGTTCAAATAGGGTTACAAATATTAAATGGCATGACCGATTTTGTTAAAGAAAATAATCAGCCGGCATTATTTAAGAAATTCGATGGCCAATTAAAGGATTACGTTAAAAAGTTTGCCCCATTGTTGGGCAATCAACAACAATAG